A genome region from Chryseobacterium sp. G0186 includes the following:
- a CDS encoding Atu1372/SO_1960 family protein has translation MKKLCSFFILILLLNTTHIMAQNKAKVLVLIHSDNGGTYELAKDIAKGIESENNAVSTIKLVKASQNPTLKGLPVATVDELTAYDGIAFGSPVYFGNISTGMSEFLSKTVQLWTNHGLEGIPATVFMSAGSGAGKELALQAFWNSLAVHGMVLVSNGIRGNEELNKAIPQGNSVLGITSMASLKDVERPTKGEHHLAELQGKNFAKVALALKGTRPQKNISIVENHQNFNEVLKQKNIILPQVPKPAGNYQPFVRSGNLVFINQVALKDGKIFNAGKLGAEVNEQQVKDATKVTMLNVLSVLNEAVGGDLGKVKRCVQLTGIFNTKDDYTKHADLMNVASDLAVEVFGEKGKHARATFGASSIPVNSSVEIQAIFEVE, from the coding sequence ATGAAAAAACTATGTTCTTTTTTTATTTTAATTTTACTGTTAAACACCACACACATTATGGCACAGAATAAAGCTAAAGTATTGGTTCTTATCCATTCAGATAATGGCGGAACCTACGAATTGGCAAAAGATATAGCCAAAGGAATTGAAAGTGAAAACAATGCTGTTTCCACCATTAAATTAGTTAAAGCATCACAAAATCCAACGTTGAAAGGTCTTCCGGTTGCTACAGTGGATGAACTTACAGCGTATGATGGAATTGCCTTTGGTTCTCCGGTATATTTCGGAAATATAAGTACGGGAATGAGCGAATTTTTATCTAAAACAGTACAACTTTGGACGAATCACGGGCTAGAAGGAATTCCTGCAACGGTTTTTATGTCTGCAGGAAGCGGAGCGGGAAAGGAACTGGCGCTTCAGGCATTCTGGAACAGTCTTGCAGTACACGGAATGGTTTTAGTATCCAATGGAATTCGTGGGAATGAGGAGCTTAATAAAGCTATTCCACAGGGAAACAGCGTATTGGGAATTACCAGTATGGCTTCTCTAAAGGATGTTGAACGACCTACGAAAGGAGAACACCATCTGGCTGAACTTCAAGGGAAAAATTTTGCAAAGGTGGCCTTGGCTTTAAAGGGTACCCGTCCTCAAAAAAATATATCCATCGTTGAAAACCATCAGAATTTCAATGAGGTATTAAAACAAAAAAATATTATCCTTCCTCAGGTTCCTAAACCTGCCGGAAATTATCAGCCGTTTGTAAGATCCGGAAACCTTGTATTTATCAATCAGGTAGCGCTGAAAGACGGAAAAATTTTCAATGCCGGAAAATTGGGTGCAGAGGTCAATGAACAGCAGGTAAAGGATGCCACAAAAGTGACGATGCTGAATGTATTATCTGTTCTGAATGAAGCAGTTGGCGGAGATTTAGGAAAAGTGAAAAGATGTGTACAACTTACCGGAATCTTTAATACCAAAGATGATTATACAAAACATGCTGACCTGATGAATGTTGCTTCAGATCTGGCTGTTGAAGTCTTTGGTGAGAAAGGAAAACATGCGAGAGCTACTTTTGGAGCCTCATCTATTCCGGTTAATTCTTCCGTTGAAATACAGGCTATTTTTGAAGTGGAATAG
- a CDS encoding pyridoxamine 5'-phosphate oxidase family protein gives MSTQNLTHLEAIKKIKELSENARICMFCTELETTPISSRPMTLQETDDHGNLWFISSGTSNKNFEIKEDRRVQLFFMNNGDSQYLSVYGEASVYKDKATIEEKWSPLAKAWFDGKDDPNVSIIRVEPKETYYWDTKAGKLVSLFSFVASAITGYKTNNADGIEGNATI, from the coding sequence ATGTCAACACAAAATCTCACTCATCTAGAAGCAATCAAAAAGATCAAAGAGCTCTCAGAAAATGCCCGAATATGCATGTTCTGTACAGAATTGGAAACAACTCCTATCAGTTCAAGGCCCATGACCTTGCAGGAAACAGATGACCATGGGAATCTCTGGTTCATCAGCAGTGGAACCAGCAATAAAAATTTTGAAATAAAAGAAGATCGTAGAGTACAGTTATTTTTCATGAATAATGGTGATTCTCAATATCTTTCTGTGTACGGAGAAGCCTCTGTTTATAAAGATAAAGCTACCATTGAGGAAAAATGGTCTCCCTTGGCTAAAGCCTGGTTTGACGGAAAAGATGACCCCAATGTTTCCATTATCCGTGTAGAACCTAAGGAAACCTATTATTGGGATACCAAAGCAGGAAAACTGGTCAGCCTCTTTAGCTTTGTTGCTTCAGCGATAACAGGATATAAAACCAATAATGCTGATGGTATAGAAGGAAATGCAACCATTTAA
- a CDS encoding thioredoxin family protein, whose amino-acid sequence MKKSIFYHAGCPVCTSAEHDIVNLIGLENVEIVHLGNDKSKIEEAEKAGIKSVPALVTPNGNVLHINFGASMEDVKN is encoded by the coding sequence ATGAAAAAAAGCATTTTTTATCATGCAGGATGTCCTGTATGTACCAGCGCAGAACATGATATCGTAAACCTTATAGGTTTGGAAAATGTTGAAATTGTCCATCTAGGAAATGACAAAAGTAAAATTGAAGAGGCTGAAAAGGCTGGTATAAAGTCTGTACCTGCTTTGGTAACGCCTAACGGAAATGTTCTTCACATTAATTTCGGAGCATCCATGGAAGATGTAAAAAATTAG
- a CDS encoding nitrilase family protein encodes MNIKISTAQFENRSGDKQYNLSVIEKLAAQAASQGSNVIAFHECSITGYTFARKLSREQLLDIAECIPDGESIQRLQQIATQYDITILTGLFEKDEQNNLFKAYVCVDKTGLKAKYRKLHPFINPHLTPGNEYCVFDILGWKCGILICYDNNIIENVRATRLLGAEIIFMPHVTMCTPSTRPGAGFVDPQLWVKRETDPTSLRLEFNGMKGKDWLMKWLPSRAYDNGAYIVFSNPIGMDDDQLKNGCSMIIDPFGDVIAECRSFDDSFETATINPEKLTQAGGYRYIKARRPELYSEIIGQDHFSEQKVVWLDDKSK; translated from the coding sequence ATGAATATTAAAATTTCAACAGCACAATTTGAAAACAGAAGTGGAGATAAGCAATATAATCTTTCTGTTATAGAAAAACTTGCTGCACAGGCTGCTTCCCAAGGTTCAAATGTGATTGCATTCCATGAATGTTCCATTACAGGATATACTTTTGCCCGAAAACTTTCCAGAGAGCAGCTTCTTGATATTGCGGAATGTATTCCTGATGGAGAAAGCATTCAAAGGCTGCAGCAAATTGCCACTCAGTATGATATTACGATTCTTACCGGACTTTTTGAAAAAGATGAACAAAACAACCTTTTCAAGGCCTATGTTTGTGTAGATAAAACCGGATTGAAAGCAAAATACAGAAAACTTCACCCATTCATCAATCCACATCTTACGCCAGGTAATGAATACTGTGTATTTGATATTTTGGGATGGAAGTGTGGAATTCTTATCTGCTATGATAACAATATTATTGAAAATGTAAGAGCAACCAGACTTTTGGGTGCTGAAATTATCTTCATGCCTCATGTGACCATGTGTACTCCGTCTACAAGGCCTGGAGCAGGTTTTGTAGATCCACAGCTTTGGGTAAAGAGGGAAACCGACCCTACTTCTCTACGTTTGGAATTTAATGGTATGAAAGGAAAGGACTGGCTGATGAAGTGGCTTCCATCAAGAGCTTATGATAATGGAGCTTATATTGTTTTTTCAAATCCTATAGGAATGGATGATGATCAGCTGAAGAACGGATGTTCCATGATTATTGATCCTTTTGGCGATGTCATTGCAGAATGCCGTTCATTTGATGACAGTTTTGAAACGGCAACCATCAATCCTGAAAAACTTACACAGGCAGGAGGTTACCGATATATTAAGGCACGCAGGCCGGAATTATACAGTGAAATTATTGGACAGGACCATTTCTCGGAACAGAAAGTGGTTTGGCTGGATGATAAAAGCAAGTAA
- a CDS encoding PLP-dependent aminotransferase family protein, translated as MLRPWKLEFEIDKKLGKAVYLQIADTIITDIRSGRLKPGDALPGSRNMAVMLKINRNTVVEAYQVLINEEWVISKERKGIFVSDKIPMLHSKGIHRISDALDQPMAGNGMIINFDDGHPDSKIAPVTELARAYRQIFSIKAKWQMMGYGNEHGDIEFRKMISQMLNHQRGMQIQENEISITRGSQMGMFLTAQSLLQSGDCVIVEDPGYQPAWQAFEYTGATLLPMPVDKEGINIEMIEKLLIQHKNIKAIYITPHRQYPTTVTLSLSRRLRLIELSNKHHITIIEDDYDNEFHFGYRPILPLSSFPELDHYVYVGTLSKVVAPALRIGYLATKNQDLLNKIGSLRKIIDVHGDVIMEQAVLQLIKEGAVKKHIKKATVHYKHKRDFVYRLLKEHMKDIADFTLPEGGLAFWIVPKAVLDWDEVTASLLEKNIKIIHPKQYSRDYVNGFRLSYGSLQEDQLEQSITIISEVLAKLSE; from the coding sequence ATGCTTCGACCTTGGAAATTAGAATTTGAAATTGATAAAAAGCTTGGCAAAGCTGTTTATTTACAGATCGCAGATACCATTATTACTGACATTCGTTCAGGAAGATTAAAACCGGGAGATGCTCTTCCCGGCAGCCGGAATATGGCTGTAATGCTGAAAATCAACAGAAATACAGTTGTAGAAGCCTACCAGGTTTTGATCAATGAAGAATGGGTGATTTCCAAGGAAAGGAAAGGAATTTTTGTGTCTGATAAAATTCCTATGCTTCATTCAAAAGGGATTCACAGAATCTCAGATGCTCTGGATCAGCCAATGGCCGGCAATGGAATGATCATTAATTTTGATGATGGTCATCCGGACAGTAAAATTGCACCTGTTACAGAATTGGCAAGGGCGTACAGGCAGATCTTCAGTATAAAGGCAAAATGGCAGATGATGGGCTATGGGAATGAACACGGAGATATTGAATTCCGGAAAATGATTTCTCAAATGCTGAACCATCAGCGCGGAATGCAGATTCAGGAAAATGAAATATCCATTACCCGGGGAAGCCAGATGGGAATGTTTCTGACTGCTCAAAGTCTTTTACAATCCGGAGACTGTGTCATTGTAGAAGATCCGGGCTATCAGCCGGCATGGCAGGCTTTTGAATATACTGGAGCCACTCTACTTCCCATGCCTGTAGATAAGGAAGGAATTAATATTGAAATGATTGAAAAACTTTTAATTCAACATAAAAACATAAAGGCAATCTACATTACCCCCCATCGGCAATATCCAACAACAGTTACTTTAAGCCTATCCAGGAGACTGAGGCTAATCGAACTTTCTAACAAGCACCATATCACTATTATTGAGGATGATTATGATAATGAATTTCATTTCGGGTATCGTCCTATTTTACCCCTTTCCAGCTTTCCGGAACTCGATCATTATGTTTATGTAGGAACATTGAGTAAAGTGGTGGCGCCGGCGTTAAGAATTGGTTATCTGGCCACTAAAAATCAGGATCTTCTCAATAAAATTGGAAGTTTAAGAAAGATTATTGATGTGCATGGAGATGTCATTATGGAACAAGCCGTCTTGCAGTTAATCAAGGAAGGCGCAGTAAAAAAACATATTAAAAAAGCTACAGTCCATTACAAACACAAGAGAGATTTTGTATATCGCCTTTTAAAAGAACATATGAAAGATATTGCCGATTTTACACTGCCTGAGGGCGGATTGGCATTCTGGATTGTACCCAAAGCAGTACTGGATTGGGATGAAGTAACAGCATCATTGCTGGAAAAGAATATCAAAATTATCCATCCGAAGCAGTACAGCCGGGATTATGTAAATGGTTTCAGGCTGAGCTATGGATCTCTTCAGGAAGACCAGCTGGAGCAAAGTATTACAATCATTTCCGAAGTATTGGCTAAGCTGTCTGAATAA
- the pdeM gene encoding ligase-associated DNA damage response endonuclease PdeM: MFIATKNIVIQNETFTLTNQRAVFWEKEKALILSDLHIGKTAHFRKNGIALSNHIMKSDLERLSALIEYFQPEKFIVVGDLIHAGDNSDVDKFCTWRNQYPDLSFYLIEGNHDRISGSLEKKLCLNFKAPLLEIDSFTFIHDFDKTKSGFQVTGHIHPGIILNSAVKNIRLPCFALTSNQLLLPAFSEFTGLDTKNVPKKSTFFVFTDAEIYEI, from the coding sequence ATGTTTATTGCAACAAAAAATATTGTAATTCAAAACGAAACCTTTACCCTAACCAATCAGCGAGCAGTATTTTGGGAAAAGGAAAAAGCATTAATTCTTTCTGATCTTCATATCGGAAAGACCGCTCATTTCCGTAAGAATGGAATTGCCCTTTCCAATCATATTATGAAGAGCGATCTGGAAAGATTATCCGCTTTGATTGAATATTTTCAGCCTGAAAAGTTCATTGTTGTCGGAGATTTGATTCATGCAGGTGATAATTCAGATGTGGACAAGTTTTGTACATGGAGAAACCAATATCCTGACCTCTCATTTTATCTTATCGAAGGAAATCATGACCGGATTTCAGGATCACTGGAAAAGAAGCTTTGCCTGAATTTTAAAGCTCCCTTACTGGAAATTGATTCATTTACCTTTATTCATGATTTTGATAAAACAAAGTCTGGTTTTCAAGTTACAGGACATATTCATCCTGGAATTATTTTAAACTCTGCCGTAAAAAACATAAGGCTACCCTGCTTTGCTTTAACTAGCAATCAATTATTGCTGCCGGCTTTCAGTGAATTCACAGGGTTGGATACCAAAAACGTCCCTAAAAAGAGTACTTTTTTTGTATTTACTGATGCTGAGATCTATGAAATTTAA
- a CDS encoding cupin domain-containing protein, with product MDKKQFSSKDFHKTYARPEFVKPTHLIHKNVENAGEHNQFSTERKHPVFFVDLPSKNVSMTIGGLLPAQQTNRHRHTYETVLFVLEGKGWTEVEDERVHWEAGDAVYIPSWAWHKHQNLSDTEPAKYIACENAPQLQNLGVALREEEGRDL from the coding sequence ATGGACAAGAAACAATTTAGTTCAAAAGACTTTCACAAAACTTATGCAAGACCAGAGTTTGTAAAGCCCACACATTTAATCCATAAAAATGTAGAAAATGCAGGGGAACACAATCAATTTTCAACGGAAAGAAAACATCCTGTATTCTTTGTTGATCTTCCCAGTAAAAATGTAAGTATGACCATTGGTGGGCTACTTCCTGCACAACAGACCAACAGACACCGTCATACCTACGAAACGGTATTATTTGTTTTAGAAGGAAAAGGCTGGACAGAAGTAGAAGACGAGCGCGTTCATTGGGAAGCGGGAGATGCTGTTTATATTCCTTCATGGGCTTGGCATAAACATCAAAACCTTAGTGATACTGAACCTGCAAAATACATCGCCTGCGAAAATGCTCCTCAGCTACAGAATCTGGGAGTTGCACTAAGGGAAGAAGAGGGAAGAGACCTTTAA
- a CDS encoding helix-turn-helix domain-containing protein — protein sequence MISFYVHLNMQISPPKPLKSFIRHYIFLENTEKDIKNVRLFSDGSTGLILSGEMNLYSHLSKEQMPLSFFYGPLSSYKDFYSKGRFSLIAVVFQPYFLNTLLKSSAKEVQNQIISVEDILKNKMQPFQESLFNGADPLSIINHLNAFFTGFAEEIKSDYGFITAVQQYILLNKGAVSLKELEKFTGYSERQLERKFDHEIGMSPKKYSNIIRLHYFLSLINKGIDHQSMTKLSYDAGYSDQSHLIREFKNNIGLTPKQYLNTENKLAVNFIEL from the coding sequence ATGATAAGTTTTTATGTACATTTGAATATGCAGATTTCGCCTCCAAAACCTCTGAAATCCTTCATAAGACATTACATCTTCCTGGAAAATACGGAAAAGGATATTAAGAATGTAAGATTATTCAGTGATGGAAGCACCGGACTTATTTTATCCGGTGAGATGAATCTGTATTCTCATCTTTCAAAAGAACAAATGCCACTTTCGTTTTTTTATGGACCTTTAAGCAGTTATAAAGACTTTTATTCAAAAGGAAGATTTTCGTTAATTGCTGTAGTATTTCAGCCTTATTTTTTGAATACTCTTCTGAAATCTTCTGCAAAGGAAGTTCAGAATCAAATCATTTCAGTGGAAGATATATTAAAAAATAAGATGCAGCCTTTTCAGGAAAGCCTTTTTAATGGGGCAGATCCTTTATCGATCATCAATCATCTGAATGCTTTCTTTACCGGATTTGCTGAAGAAATAAAGTCAGATTACGGCTTTATAACGGCTGTTCAGCAATATATCCTTCTCAATAAAGGTGCTGTATCATTAAAAGAACTGGAAAAGTTTACAGGATATTCTGAACGACAGCTGGAACGGAAATTTGATCATGAGATAGGAATGTCTCCCAAAAAATACAGCAATATTATTAGACTTCATTATTTTTTAAGCCTCATTAATAAGGGGATTGACCATCAAAGTATGACAAAGCTTTCTTATGATGCCGGCTATTCTGATCAGTCACATCTTATCAGGGAGTTTAAAAACAATATCGGTCTTACTCCCAAACAATACCTGAATACTGAAAACAAATTGGCCGTAAATTTCATTGAACTATAA
- a CDS encoding dihydrodipicolinate synthase family protein — translation MKNVPFKGIIAYPITPFDENEKVDIPLFKHLVERLITSGSHGIAPLGSTGVMPYLSDEEKEEVTEATLQQVKGRIPTLVGVSNLTTEKTIHHAQFAEKAGADAVMIIPMSYWKLTDDEIVAHYDAVASKISIPIMAYNNPATSGVDMSPALLKRLLEIPNVTMIKESTGDIQRMHCLRRELGEEVAFYNGSNPLALAAFSAGARGWCTAGPNLIPELNIGLYNAVEEGDLEKAKKIFYQQFDLLKFIVNKGLPRAVKSGLNILGEDGGNLRSPLKPLHEKESEELKNIIKTLIN, via the coding sequence ATGAAAAACGTTCCATTTAAGGGAATTATAGCGTATCCCATCACTCCTTTTGATGAAAATGAAAAAGTAGACATTCCTCTTTTTAAACATTTGGTAGAAAGACTGATCACTTCCGGAAGCCACGGGATTGCTCCTTTGGGGAGTACAGGGGTAATGCCTTATCTGTCTGATGAAGAAAAAGAAGAAGTTACAGAAGCCACTTTACAGCAGGTAAAAGGAAGAATTCCGACTCTTGTTGGGGTTTCGAATCTTACAACGGAGAAAACAATTCACCATGCTCAGTTTGCAGAGAAAGCAGGAGCTGATGCAGTGATGATCATTCCGATGAGCTACTGGAAGCTTACCGATGACGAAATTGTAGCACATTATGATGCGGTAGCAAGTAAAATCTCCATTCCGATTATGGCTTACAATAATCCTGCAACAAGTGGAGTAGATATGTCTCCGGCTCTGTTGAAAAGACTGCTTGAAATTCCTAACGTTACGATGATCAAAGAAAGTACAGGGGATATTCAAAGGATGCATTGTCTGAGAAGAGAATTAGGAGAAGAAGTGGCATTCTATAACGGTTCAAATCCGTTGGCGTTAGCTGCATTTTCTGCGGGAGCAAGAGGATGGTGTACAGCGGGCCCCAATCTTATTCCTGAACTTAATATCGGTCTTTATAATGCCGTTGAAGAGGGTGATCTTGAAAAGGCAAAAAAGATTTTCTATCAACAGTTTGACCTTTTAAAATTTATTGTCAATAAAGGATTGCCTAGAGCCGTAAAATCTGGTCTTAATATTCTGGGTGAAGATGGCGGAAATTTGAGAAGTCCTTTAAAACCTCTACACGAAAAAGAAAGCGAAGAATTAAAAAATATTATCAAAACCCTTATTAATTAA